TGTGCCCAAAGAAGACTGAACTACGCGTACTGAATCAGTGAGTTCCCTTGTCCTCTGGCTTGAGTTTGGGTTCAGCCAATGCAAAGCAACAATAGGAGAATGGAGGGAAAGAGTGCGAGGTGAGGGCGTATATTCTCCTGGCATTCTCTCTGCAGGGTGGACTTGGACTGGCTGTGGCCTTCAATCAAAGATTACAGTACTTCTCAAGGTGGTCCCTCCACACAACTCTCTCTTTCCAGGTCCTAGTAATCATCCTCCCTCCCAGGTTCCAGTAAtcatcctctctcctttcccctaAAGAACTAGGGTTGGTAACAACACACTCCTACACTCCCGCTTATGGTTTCCTTATATGCTTCCCAGTCCTTTGTAAATCGCCTTATTAAACTATCCTCAAACTACTCATCTTGAGAATACTATGTGTTGTTCCCTGATGGACCTTGAATAATACAGGTGTAAAATGCATTtgagcaaagagagagagaagactggAAACTATAgccaaagcacatgaaaaaacagAGAGGAACTGATTTAGACAGGAAACAGTGGACATGTCAAAGAGGGGGCTGgtgaataaaacattttagaagGGGAGCCACAGAACTTGATAGCTACTGGACTCTCTCTTTTCaccttttcccctttcccttaTACAGAGATGACCAAAGTTGCTCTGGGATACTGGCCTGAAAATGAACCAGTCTTAATCCTTAACAGGAAGATATGTTCTGCTGCTTCTAAAGAGCTTTCCGTATGTCCATGCCAGAGCTACAGAGCTCTGGTGACAGCAGAGGACATTTGTTCACCAACCACCATAACAGCTCCCTGCCCAGCTCAGAGATCAATCATCATTCTCTTCACCTCTCCCCTCTAGTCAATCACTTCTCTTTCCCTCATCTTCCCCTAGAGGTTTCATTTACTAAACCTGTCTACTGTGATAGCCAAGACATAAATGAAAATACTGTAAGTCATTGACTTCCTCGATAGCACTAGCCACATCTCAGCCACTGCTGGATCCCCAGTACTTGGTTCCATGATGTCTGTTGAATGACAAGGAATAAGTGGCCACATCTCTATGAACCAGGTAGGTCAGCAATCTCAGTGTTTGTTTCATAAACCTGGAAGTGAGGGTTTGAACCATAGGACAAGAGATTTTTGTAGGCAAGTTGGTGGACCAGGCAGTCATCTTCTGATATTAGATTTTATGTAACTTTCACCTATCACATGAGCTTTCCTACCATTTGGAGAATCTCTTTCACTTCCTCTAGACCAAATTAACAAGGTCCAACAGGTGCCTGGAGCACTGTTAGACCAGTGACTGGGAGAGACCTGGCCAATTTGTAACTCAGAGGGGAACAAGACTTTGGTTTTGCTACCAAAATACCTTTTCCCATCCTCACTCCAATCTGTTCTCAGTAAAATAAGGTTAGAGTGAGTGTTCCTGGGCTCTCTTCATTTGCAGATCTGACTGAAGACAGAACATGTGTCAAATGGAACGTATTATTTTTACAATACCCTAGTTACTGATGGTAGGTTACAGAAAGCAAACTGAGTTTATCTACacagaaaactaagagaatttaagATGTAAGATATTAGACTAAATGTTCAAGATTAGTCACTGGTAATAGACATGAATGTGCAAAAAAGTGTAACTCCATAAGCAGAATTAACACTaggaaaatatatacaatttttatcctAGGCAGGGATATAGAATTAAGGctgtttaaaatgcaaaataccATGAGGTCTAAGTGGAGGAACATTACAATAGCACTTTCTTATTAAGCAATTCTAGTTTGTTCAATTCATCTCAActctgaggcctggagagggaaGTAGCTCTCGGTCTTCAGAGGAGTGACaagagtaaaataataaaatagatgttaaataaaaaagaagagaaagtcaaAGGATGGTCCATTtctgagagagggagaaaaggaaaaagaagacaagaaCTCACAATAAGCAAGCAAGATGGAACCAGAGCCTAAGAACACACATCTGTCCAAATCCCTCCCTCTATGGGACTGGCAGTGACCTGGCCACATTCAGGCTAAATGGCTGTTCAGGAATCAGGTACAGAGGGGCTAGAACTCGAGTTGGGGGTCTTGACCCAATATAGCCAAAGGTACAGAGTGGGTGGACTGGGTAAATATGTTCTGCTTGTAAAAGTCAGCCTTTGAGTGCAGATATGAAATACAACATCAGAACTAGGAGTTCTGCTTCTGGTAGAACAATGATTGCCTATGTTGCTTTGAACCAACCTTTCCGGGGAGAATAGGTAGGAAAACTGAACAAGATATTATAAACATCTATCTGTATTAATCAGAAATCTACCAAATCAGTGAGAAATTTGTGGTCTGGGGAGCAAGATCCAGGagtaggaagcccagagagatgAGATGAGCATTGTGGGGTTGGGAGGGGTATGGATTTTCTCCTAGAGAAATTGCCTGAAAGTCATGGCTGAGAGGCAAATTAGCTACACAGAATTTCTAGCTGGAGGGACAAAATTTGGAGTTCAGAGGCCACCGAGGAAGGGAGACTCTGGCAAACACTACAGGCTTTGAGTTGGGACCCCAAAGGACTACACTCTACAAGTAAGGAAGTAGCAGAAATTAAATCCAGCTTTAAATCCTCTCACTACTGATTTAATTAAGGTGATGGGAATGCTACTGCCTGAGGATTAGTTACCTGATGGAAGCAAAAAGGAATCTTCTTTAGAGGAAGATGATATTATCCACAGCCTCAAATTATGAGCACAGGTTTTCATGTAGAAATACAGCATTCAATGAAAAGTAAACAGTCAAAAAGATAAGATAGGtccaaaaaacaagcacaaagagAGAGTATTAAAAGACCCATAGAGAACCCAATTAATAGGAGTATCAGGCACAGATTTCAGAATAACTATGATTAAcattttcaaagaattaaaaacaagattGGGAATTTTGGCAGACTTTAAACTAtccaaacaaagaacaaaatagaaatcCTGGATCTGAAAAATATGATAACGGAAATTAAGAACTTAAGGGATGGGTTTAATAGAAGAGTAGATCCATCCGAGAAGATACTTAGTAAACTGGAAGGCATGTCCAAAGAAAACACTTGATGAGACAAGTagatggaaaatacaaaaaagagggTAAGGGATGTTGGAAAAAGTGAAAACGTTGAAAATATCACGTGATTAGAATTCAATAAtacatgaagaaataatagccaagaaTGATATAAAACCCAATAATACAAGTAATACATGAAGAAGTAATAGCCAAGAATGATATAAAACTGACAAAAGATATCAAGCTACAAATTCAAAAAGCACTTCAAACCCCAAAGAGAATAAATACAAAGATGACTATATCCAATTATATCACCATATaattgctgaaaaccaaagagaaagaaaatttctaaagaaccagaaaaaaaaaaaaaacatcatctTCCAAGGAGCAAAAATAAGATTCTCGTATAATTTCTGAACAGAAATATGAGAAGCCAGAGACAATGGGACAATAATTCCCacatgctgaaagaaaataactaccaacatagaattctatacccagcaaaacaaatatatcacttttaaattaaggaaaaattaagatattttcaGATGAACAAAAAGCAAGATAATTCATCACTAGCATGCCTGCCCACAAGGAAATACTAAAGGATATTCTTCGGGCAGAAGGAAAACTATCCTAGTTATAAGATAGAACATGCAGGAAGAAGTGAAGAGCAACAGAAAGGGTAAATCTAAATGAATATTGGCTCATAAGACAATAAATCATTTCTTTGGGGTTTAAAATAGAGAACTAAAATCCATGACAATAATAGCAGTAAGTTGGGGAGGTAGGTAAAGAGTTAATGGGTTCTAAGGTTCTTGCAAAATCCAAGAAATGATGAAAGTACTAATACATATTAGACTTTAATAAATCAGGGATCTATTTTGTAATCTCTAGTGTAaccactaaaagaaaagaaaaatgcataacTACTAAATAGatctttttaataacaaaaagtaCTTAATTCAAAAGGCAGCAAGAAAGATTGGGGaataaaacaggcaaaacaaatatgaagaaaatagagTGGTAACTGTAAACGCACATGTATCAGGAATAACAGCACCAGGTACCAGTCCAGAGAGAGCAAAGCAAGGCTGCAGAGTTGAGTTGTTAACGGAGGGGAACCAGAGTTGGAGGGAAAGTGAGTCAGGCACtagggaagaggatctgaaacAAGGTGTTGGGAATCACAGGCCTGTGTCCCCCCAAGTGTTTGTTTAGTAACTTAAGGCAACCTGGGATGGCTTAAAAGACCCAACAGGGCAGACAAAACAGGAGTGGGAATTCTTTTGCTTATTCTAATCACTAACTACCAGTTACCACACAAGGATGTGGATATATTTCTTCATTGTTTACAAAGCTTTCACATGCAATACGCCACCTGTTCATCACAACCCTGTGATATAGAGCGAGCAGAAtcataatccccattttatatatgaagaaatGGAGACTTGGAAGATGAAACAGCATCCCTATCATCACACACTCAATGCTGAGATTAGAAACTTCCAGTTCCCCATCCAATACCCTTTCAGCCACGTGACCTGTTAAGCAAGAGTAACGGAGGATTTACAACCTACTCATCTTGCCATGTACCTTTTACCCCTAAATCTTTGGAGTGTTGATTTCTCATTCTGCGGAAGTGCTAGATAGCCCAGCACTACTGAAGGGTTGTTAAAATTAAAGGAGCTAATGTTCAAAAacccctggcacagagtagatgcccAAGACGCATCAAAATCACAGTGGCTAAATCAAACTCTCAGAAGAGTGGCTTAAGGGACAAGCAGGAGCCAGGAATTGTAGGCAACAGCAAGATGGGAAGGATACAGATCCAACCTTTCAGGAGCTCCCAGACAAGGGAAGGGACAGCAAAAGAGCATAAACAATGCCACTGAAAGGCAGAGCAAGGACTGTGAAGAAGGCACAATCAGCAGTGGGAGAGATCACTTCTAGACACAAAGGGGACATGAAAGGACCAGGGTGGCAGAGATGGGATGCCCAGGACTGAGATATGCAGCCAGAGTCATTACCTTTCTGGCCAGTGTGACCACCACAATGACTGCTGTGCCGATGACTGCCAGCACTGTGGCCATGGCTCCAAGCAATGGGATCTGGAACCCAGCGCTGTGCTCAGCCACTAGAGGGAGGACAAAACACAGGTGAGTGGGCAGAGGCCGGAAGCAAAGGGCAACCATTACAAGGGAAGCCTCAGTGTCAGGGCACGGGCGTGGGAATTGGCCAAGCCCTTCTCTAACCACAAGACTGGTGTCTTCAAGTCCAGCTCTTCGGACAGCAGAGCATCTGCCGGGCGCATCATGAAACTAATGCCTGATCTCTCAAGGGGTGTACCCCACACACTTGACACCGGAGCAGACCATTTTAACactcctttctctttttgacaAAATCAATTTCAGTCATAATCATGAAGTGAAACAAATAACGTCCAGAAAAAAACCAGAaagtgattattttctttattacacTTCATATTTATAATCATACTAGtataaaaaaagtttaattaaaaattaaaagaacagggacttccctggtggtccagtgggtaagactctgcgctcctaaTGCAGAGGtcccgggtttgacccctggtcggggaactagatcccacatgcatgccgcaactaagagtctgcatgctgcaactaagaagcccacgtgctgcaactaagaccaggcacagcctaaataaataaataaatacatacaaaaaaaattaaaagaacattaAAGTACAAAGAAGTAAAAACGCATATAACCTTTCACCTTAAGCCTATAACACTTACTCCAACTCGGCCGTGAGACCCTGGAGGGAGTAAGGTTCTGGAGCTTTATCCTTTGCTTTTTTGCCAGCACCTGGCACCTacgaggtgcttaataaatattcatgacaTGAATTAAAGCATGAATAAGTGAAGTTCTATGAAGATGTAAAATGTAAATGCAAGGAGGAAGAGCCAGGAAGAGAGTTTTCAAAAGATGAGTGACGCTTGACCCAAGGAGTGTGTGAGGGAAACAGGACAATTGTCAGGATGTGTGCTGGACTATAAGTGGAAGGGTTTCCAGACTGCCTcatcccatccccacctccttcccaggaGCTTGGGCAGAACCCGGGTGTCCAGGGCAGTCTTGAAAGGAGAAGGGTGTGGCAGAGGCCGGGCCCCTCTTCCTTCTAACAAAGGGCTTAGATTGCCGGGAGGATGGCTAAAGCATGGAATCACTTAGGGCAAGGGCAGAACCCCCAGTACGCACAAGGTACCAGGAGCAGGGGGGGAGCCCAAATTCCCCAGAATGTGTTCCTCCTGCTCTGAGGACTCAGTCTCCTGCCTCGGCCACAGGTAGGGAAAGAGGACTGACGGAGACCAAAGTTGGAGAGGGTCAGAGGGGGTGCAGAGGGCTCTCCATAGAACCAGAAAAGGATGGAGGCTCTACCCCGCATGCTGCATTGGCCTATGCCAGGGGCCCTCAAGAagcagcacttgagaagaaactttaAGATAAACTTTTATCTCCTCAGTTTACACATATTTTGCTAACTCATCAAACTTAACCTCCAACACCACTGATGTCAGCAAATGGCAGTTCTGAGGTTGTAGTTGAGTGGAACCAGAACACCTGTGTTAAAATCGGCTGTACCGCTCTGAGCAAGCCTCAGCTTCTACCTCCACCCAACAGTCAGATGGGAACCGGGGGATCGTGTTCGTACTTATGTTCATGCTTACTTCCGCACTGAATTCATGCTTGTCATGTTCCAGGGACTGTTCTaagggcattcttttttttttttagtaagtaaTTCAATCCTACGTTAGCTCCTCGTGAGGTCTTACGTCTTTTCCTCATTTCACAGACGAGAAAAACAAGGCACAGAGAAGCCCAATAATCTTGTCTGAGGTCAACAGCAACaccaggatttggacccaggctACCTGAGCCCATCAAGACTCTGCTATCCTGTCCCTCAGCCAGGATAACAACCCTTTCCCACCCTCCAGAGAACAGTTTAAGTGTCCAGGTGGATAATGAAAGTGAAAGCATTTGGGAAACTATGAAGTACCACAGAAATGTAAATTATTGTACATTTACACTTAGCACTGAGCTCTAATCCTTTATAAACTTAGTGGCTAATTCTAATTTGCATGATCGATGCTAAACTAATTAATGAGATCCTTTCTCACAAGACCTGAACAACCGGTCTTCCTAACAAATATACACGAGGTGCTTTTACccgaacagtggttctcaatcctggctgccCATTCAAATCATCGGGGTGCTTTTAGAACCTAGCACAACCTGCTCTGCCCCTGTGACTGAACTGGTCTGGGATGGGGTGCCAGCATCAGTACCATttaaaagctcccaggtgatttgaACGTGAACCAGGGTTGGGAGGCCCCACTCTGCAGTATTGGGCAGGAATGCATTTTCTACCTTAGAGGATGACGATCACCAGCCACCCTGCTCCaaagggcatacctgagctttgTAGGACTTCCAGAAAGAGCGTCCCTTTGTAAATCCCGTCAGGGTAGGTGTGATAGATGCAGATGTACTCTCCTGTGTCGTTCCTAGTCAGCGACTGGAGGGTGAGGCCCAGGTTGGGGCCCGGGACCGTTCGCTCCGTGAAGGCTGGGTCGATGTGCCAGCCCAAGCTGGCATGATGAATGGCCAGAACTTGGTCCTGCTGCTTCCAGTTGACCTGGGTCACTTTGGCAGTAGTGGAGGAGAGGTGACATTGCAAGGTGACAGAGCCACCTTCCTCTGCAGAAATGTTCCCCGTTGTTACTATTCTGCCTGTCACAGCTCCTagggaaggggaaaaagaagCATGCACTTTTAGCAGCTGGCCTTGAACCTTCCCCTAGAAATTCCAAGGCGGCTTTAGGCCAGAATTGATTTTTGGAATGACAGTCTCTCCAGCCTGCCCTGTCATTCCCCCATACAGACTGTAATTACTACACAACGTAGCACTTCACCCTCTTAGGATATTCTGTGGGAATATACCTTCCTGACGAACTCACTGATTATTTCCACACACTTATTCTGTCTCTCTGCCTAGAATATAAGCCCTTGTCAGCCACCGCTTCTGTTTGATTGTATCTTCCAGCAGCCAGTTCTGTGCTGGGCACATTATCCTTTGAAACAAAACCTGGCTGCTTTGGTTGACAGCCATTTGGGGTGCCCGGAAAATTTTTCAGGAAAGCCATGACATCCAAAGGAAAGGAGGCTTGGAGAGCAAATCTGCTTCTCCAGGCAAAGCCACCATCCTCGACACTGACCTCCACCCCTGCTCCAGACGGTTCAGAAAGCAACAGGGAAACAATATTATActacagtttttaaatatttccgCCCCCctcagaaatatttgtttatGATATTTAATATAGAAGGAAATAGATTTAACATAAGTTAAATGTATAATAGTAGAATCTCTGGAATCTGTGacgaagactttttttttttttttaatttatttatggctgtgttgggtcttcgtttctgtgcaagggcttcctatagttgcggcgagcgggggccactcttcatcgcggcgcgcgggcctctcactgtcgcggcctctcttgttgcggagcacaggctccagacgcgcaggctcagtagttgtggctcacgggcctagttgctccgcggcatgtgggatcttcccagaccagggctcgaacccgtgtcccctgcattggcaggcagattctcaaccactgcgccaccagggaagcccacgaagACATTTTTTAATCCACAGGAAacatgttgggttggccaaaaagttcgtgtGGGTTTTTCCATTATGGAAATACAATGTCTTTCTAGACGTTTCCTCAAGGACAGAAGAAAGGAGGATGGCGCAGGAGTGAACTTCTCTCAGCAAACTCATCATCCCTCCTCCTTagtccctttctctcctcctgcttccttccttgGGTCAGCCAGTCGGGCACCCCCCCATCCCCAAGTCCTTCATCTGCCACCTAGTACAGAACTGTATCTCCTTCTCAGAGACAGCCGTTTCTCAACGAGGGGACACAGGGCTCTGAAAACTGAAAACACAGGGCTCTGTGTTTCCTTCCCTCAGATGGATAAGACCACGGCTCCGGCCTCGCCCTTCCTCCGCCcgctctccctccccttccaatCCCAGGCTAGACTTCAGGCCGTACCTGAGGCAGGGAGGCGAGCCGGCCTCAGCCCCTGGGCCCAGAGCAGGAGGAGACACCACTGCATGCTTCTGCCCAGGGGGCCAACAGGAAGGCGCTGTGGCCTCTTCTGCCACCGAAACTGGCCGACTGCTGATGGCAGGGTGAAACTGAGCCTCTGAGGAGAGAAGGTCTCGGAAAAACCAAGTTCAGCAAAAACAACATCGAAGATAAAACTCACAACAAGTGCACAAACGGCACTGGGCGAGCCACAAGAAAGACCATGaaggaaacacatttaaaaataaacaaaaatgtggtTAGAGGTACACTGGTCTTTGGATTACTGTTAGTCAACCTATTGTTTTTAAGTTCTGTCTCAATGCACTTTTTGTTTAAATTAGCCTTTATCTAACGAGCTCAAGCACATCTGTGTAATGCCCAAGTTTCTGGAGAACCTGTTCCTGACAGGGTTCACTGGGCTGCCCCGACTGTGCAATGACAAGAGAAACTTAAGTTTGTGTGCTTAAAGGCCAGGAACTGCACTTGAAATCTAATGATGGAGGGAACAAGAGACATTTACTCAGAAACAAGACATGAGTGGGACAAAAGTCTTGGTCAAACAGAGCAACTTTCCCCTGAATGAGGGAAAGAACTAAGATTCTCTCTCCTTGAATCTTATTTCTTCTGTCTTGTTTATTTGGACTGAGACACTGTTGATTTCGGGTTTACTCTCTCTGACCCAgtagagtcagaggagaccagaagagtgagttttctcgcgTACCGTGACCCCGTGACAATCAGGGATGCAAAGAGGGGCTAGCCCCAGTTGCCTGACCCTGGATCGGGATTGGCTGACACTTGTCTGGAGCTCCCAGCTCATCATCAAGTCCTACTGTCGacccacccttccttcctgcttcccGCCCTCCCTCTCTCAGTTCATGCCTTTGAAAGTCCCTGAGTGCCTGCGAAGCACTGGACTCAAGACTAGCCTCTGGAGATACGAGGGTAGATAATCACCGCCCCTGCTGTCAAAGTCACAGCTTGCTCTGGTGAAGCCACACCCTGCGGAGAGGAGGTGGAGGGTACACATTCACCTGCCTTGGGCATGCCCCGTGGTGTTATGTCCTGGAAGTCTGCTGCTCCAACGGGGGAACATCTGAAGCCCGGTGCTCTGCCTCTCATTCCAGCCCAGCACCCTGAGCATTCCACACTTTCCGGGCTCCTGTCCTCCTTCTCTTCTGCAGGACACTCCATCTCAAACCAgtttcctcccctccctggggAGGAAACTATTTCCAACTCTACACTACCTATTCCCAACTCTACACTACGACCCATGTACACCCttacaccccacccccagccccttagACAACTTATGCCTCACCAACTTCTTTCTGCCCATCCCAATTCAACCTGTCCTTCAAGGCTCACATCAAGACATGTCTCCTCCACCGCCTCTCCACAGTCACAGAGCCTGCAGCTGAAGAAGCTATGAGACCAAACGCGTGCCCACCTAATGTGGGCGCAGAGGTTGAACCAGAGGGGTGTTTTCAAAACTGGTTGCCAAGGCAGAGGGGCGAGGGGTGGGAGAGCCGAGAGCGGTTCTGGGGAATAGAGCACAAAGGCGGACTCTGGCGTTTGGACTATAAAAAACTCAGAGACTGTGTCTCTATAGTGGGGGTTGGTAAAAGCCACAGAGGCAGGACCTGTCTTATACAGCTGGCCttctgtatccatgggttctgcatctgtggattcaagcaaccacagattgaaaatattaaaaaaaaaaatccagaaagttccaaaaagcaaaacttgatcTTGCCatgcactggcaactatttacatagcatttacattgtatttataacTAT
Above is a window of Eschrichtius robustus isolate mEscRob2 chromosome 6, mEscRob2.pri, whole genome shotgun sequence DNA encoding:
- the TIGIT gene encoding T-cell immunoreceptor with Ig and ITIM domains, coding for MQWCLLLLWAQGLRPARLPASGAVTGRIVTTGNISAEEGGSVTLQCHLSSTTAKVTQVNWKQQDQVLAIHHASLGWHIDPAFTERTVPGPNLGLTLQSLTRNDTGEYICIYHTYPDGIYKGTLFLEVLQSSVAEHSAGFQIPLLGAMATVLAVIGTAVIVVVTLARKKSLRIRSAEGGLGRRPSEQEDWRPSVLSSPGSCVRADAGLCREQPGEDRAELEPHDYSNVLSYRSLASFSVPAEKG